A window from Mangifera indica cultivar Alphonso chromosome 2, CATAS_Mindica_2.1, whole genome shotgun sequence encodes these proteins:
- the LOC123209153 gene encoding uncharacterized protein LOC123209153, translated as MGTLVYSNFRFLHTRPEGRGFSFTTRVVGSSEIGVVSKRQVLEQVDKELSKGDERSALALVKDLQGKPGGLRCFGAARQVPQRLYTLDELKLNGIKTVSLLSPVDETLGSIERNLQLVAAVGGIAAWNMFGFRLQQIFYLSLALLFFWTLDSVSFNGGVGSLALDTIGHTFSQKYHNRVIQHEAGHFLIAYLVGILPKGYTLSSLEALQKEGSLNVQAGTAFVDFEFLEEVNSGKVSATMLNRFSCIALAGVATEYLLYGYAEGGLADINQLDFLLKGLGFTQKKADSQIRWAVLNTVLLLRHHEAARAKLAEAMSMGKSVASCIDIIEDTIDESDI; from the exons ATGGGCACGTTGGTTTACAGCAACTTTCGTTTCTTGCATACACGTCCGGAGGGCAGAGGCTTCTCATTCACTACCAGAGTTGTTGGTTCATCTGAGATTGGAGTAGTCTCGAAACGACAAGTGTTAGAGCAAGTGGATAAGGAGCTAAGCAAGGGAGATGAGAGGTCGGCTCTGGCCTTAGTCAAAGATTTGCAAGGAAAGCCTGGCGGCCTTAGATGTTTTGGAGCGGCTCGTCAG GTACCTCAAAGGCTCTATACACTAGATGAATTGAAGCTGAATGGGATAAAAACAGTGTCTCTTTTGTCACCAGTGGATGAAACTCTTGGTTCAATTGAACGAAATCTGCAGCTTGTGGCTGCTGTAGGAGGAATTGCAGCATGGAATATGTTTGGTTTTCGTCTGCAacagattttttatttgtctcTTGCATTGTTGTTTTTCTGGACGCTGGACTCA GTCTCTTTCAATGGAGGAGTTGGCAGTTTGGCTCTTGACACAATTGGTCACACTTTTAGCCAGAAGTACCACAACAGGGTTATTCAA CATGAAGCTGGTCATTTCTTAATTGCATACTTGGTGGGTATTCTTCCCAAGGGATATACACTATCTAGTTTGGAAGCTCTCCAGAAAGAAGGATCACTGAATGTTCAAGCAGGAACTGCTTTTGTGGATTTTGAGTTTCTTGAAGAA GTTAATTCTGGTAAAGTCTCAGCTACG ATGCTGAACAGATTCTCATGTATAGCGCTAGCAGGTGTAGCAACCGAGTATTTATTATATGGATATGCTGAGGGTGGACTTGCTGATATTAACCAG TTGGATTTTTTACTTAAAGGCTTAGGCTTCACACAGAAGAAAGCAGACTCTCAAATCAGATGGGCTGTACTAAACACAGTCCTACTTTTGCGCCACCACGAAGCAGCTCGAGCTAAACTTGCAGAGGCCATGTCCATGGGAAAATCTGTAGCATCCTGCATTGACATTATAGAAGATACCATTGATGAATCTGACATTTAG
- the LOC123204667 gene encoding histidine-containing phosphotransfer protein 1-like isoform X1, producing the protein METVPQLQRKLVEYRTSLFNEGILDDQFTQLQELQDENNPDFVVEVVTLFFQDTERLLNELARTLDQQTIDFNRLDAHVHQLKGSSSSVGAQRVQTVCVLFRNYSEERNIEECLKCLQQLKQEFYFVKNKLETLFKLEKQILEAGGTIPVQ; encoded by the exons ATGGAAACTGTTCCTCAGTTGCAGAGGAAGTTAGTTGAGTACCGAACCTCTTTGTTCAATGAG gGAATTCTGGACGATCAATTTACCCAGCTTCAGGAACTGCAAGATGAAAACAACCCAGATTTTGTTGTTGAAGTTGTGACTCTTTTCTTTCAAGATACTGAGAGGCTTCTCAATGAGTTGGCCAGGACCTT AGATCAACAGACAATAGATTTCAATAGGTTGGACGCTCATGTTCATCAGCTGAAGGGAAGCAGCTCCAG CGTTGGAGCACAGAGAGTTCAGACAGTTTGCGTTCTCTTCCGCAACTACTCTGAAGAAAGGAACATTGAAGA ATGTCTGAAATGTCTGCAACAATTGAAGCAAGAGttttattttgtgaaaaatAAGCTTGAAACACTCTTCAAG CTTGAGAAACAAATTCTGGAAGCTGGAGGGACAATTCCTGTGCAATGA
- the LOC123208713 gene encoding centrosomal protein of 135 kDa-like: protein MAKKKGTQKANDTNKENPPDQKAQLQTEGKTITDKSTMEDLSEKINNLKNLNNMLLKETIEKRQRVDSLNQAKEDLESQMARFSAEKSELVAQLDGESEKNVSLEIENGLFSAFVRTQMREMGLDFDKENGDREKEMRVLKSQLNELMCSLENERKKVIQTCRDRDVLKSNHEQEALKAHELKERLVEMEKKEGVCKGEILILKKEYESLLEEKNESGRHFEAVKEKKAFVERRLDDTVKEIDGLKAEMEGILRENKKIEVDKSGQRVKIDELNKEVERLNEVVLEFQKEEKVLRDKVLELQKSFGEAMEKEKEMTLKINNLMSEKTQKQNSIEKLIEQKEGISKRLEMAIVELNDKEGRIEKLLREKNETEEKKVSQETEIIELHKEIGALRDVVFTLKESNRDQEEKNNHFLDEVRDYKNALDRIMHQKDEAKKGFNEEKKNGMILQSKVVALEKKMQENVEDLTKIRNERETLIAENKKMHGHIELLAEENELMQKNLLEATQAADNFRSKMESVAFNSERALSMLKKTAAMVCQSKDDADAKEKVLINDEKLGDKTEMFTAELEAIQTAFRNKEKAVEDMKRQVEFLQNSEVEAHKKKSFWTVVSSATTIIAAASIAYAARIP, encoded by the coding sequence ATGGCAAAGAAGAAAGGGACCCAGAAGGCCAATGACACCAACAAAGAAAACCCACCAGATCAAAAGGCTCAACTCCAAACTGAAGGGAAAACCATCACTGACAAATCAACCATGGAGGATCTTTCTGAGAAgatcaataatttaaagaatCTTAATAATATGCTTCTCAAAGAGACTATAGAGAAGAGACAGCGGGTGGATTCATTAAATCAAGCCAAGGAGGACTTGGAGTCTCAGATGGCTCGATTCAGTGCTGAAAAGAGTGAGTTGGTGGCTCAGTTAGATGGGGAGAGCGAGAAAAATGTGAGCTTGGAGATAGAGAATGGTTTGTTTAGTGCTTTCGTGAGGACCCAGATGAGAGAAATGGGTTTAGACTTTGATAAAGAGAATGGtgatagagagaaagagatgagGGTTCTTAAAAGTCAATTGAATGAGCTAATGTGTAGTCttgaaaatgagagaaagaaagtgATTCAGACTTGTAGAGATAGGGATGTGCTGAAGAGTAATCATGAACAGGAAGCTTTGAAGGCACATGAGTTGAAGGAAAGACTGGTTGAAATGGAGAAAAAAGAAGGTGTTTGTAAAGGTGAGATTTTGATTCTGAAGAAAGAATATGAAAGTTTGCTGGAGGAAAAAAATGAGAGTGGGAGACACTTTGAAGctgtaaaagaaaagaaagcattTGTGGAAAGGAGATTGGATGATACTGTGAAGGAAATTGATGGTTTGAAGGCAGAGATGGAAGGGATTttaagggaaaataaaaaaatagaggtCGATAAAAGTGGGCAAAGGGTGAAAATTGATGAGTTGAACAAAGAAGTAGAGAGATTGAATGAAGTTGTTTTGGAATTTCAAAAGGAGGAGAAAGTGTTGCGTGACAAAGTTTTGGAATTGCAGAAGAGTTTCGGCGAGGCTATGGAGAAGGAAAAGGAGATGACATTGAAGATCAATAATTTGATGAGTGAGAAAACACAGAAGCAGAATAGTATTGAGAAGCTGATAGAGCAAAAGGAGGGGATATCTAAGAGGTTGGAAATGGCCATTGTGGAATTAAATGATAAGGAGGGACGCATTGAGAAACTGCTACGTGAGAAGAATGAGACTGAAGAGAAGAAAGTCAGTCAGGAAACTGAGATTATTGAGCTGCATAAAGAGATTGGGGCACTGAGGGATGTTGTTTTTACATTGAAGGAGTCAAATAGGGATCAAGAAGAGAAAAACAATCACTTCCTTGATGAAGTTAGGGACTATAAAAATGCGCTTGATCGAATTATGCATCAGAAGGATGAAGCTAAAAAGGGTTTcaatgaagagaaaaagaatggCATGATATTGCAGTCAAAAGTAGTAGCCCTGGAAAAGAAGATGCAGGAGAATGTAGAGGATTTGACAAAAATTAGGAATGAGCGTGAGACCCTCATTGcggaaaataagaaaatgcaTGGCCACATTGAGTTGTTGGCCGAAGAAAATGAATTGATGCAGAAGAATCTTTTGGAGGCAACACAAGCTGCTGACAATTTCAGGTCTAAAATGGAGTCAGTTGCCTTCAACTCTGAGAGAGCTCTAAGCATGCTGAAGAAAACTGCAGCTATGGTGTGTCAATCTAAAGATGATGCAGATGCAAAGGAAAAAGTGTTGATCAATGATGAGAAGCTTGGAGATAAAACTGAAATGTTTACAGCTGAGTTGGAAGCAATTCAAACTGCATTTAGGAACAAGGAGAAAGCGGTGGAAGACATGAAGCGGCAAGTTGAGTTCCTGCAGAATTCCGAGGTTGAGGCACATAAGAAAAAGAGCTTCTGGACTGTGGTATCTTCTGCAACAACTATAATCGCCGCAGCATCCATTGCATATGCTGCAAGAATCCCTTGA
- the LOC123208712 gene encoding LOW QUALITY PROTEIN: uncharacterized protein LOC123208712 (The sequence of the model RefSeq protein was modified relative to this genomic sequence to represent the inferred CDS: inserted 1 base in 1 codon; deleted 2 bases in 1 codon), producing the protein MNLAVNSQLGRELAVVTGREAADFAIRRRRAFKRVDKELSRGYFKAALNLVKQLQGKPGGLRGFGAAKQVPRRLLSMDELELNAMELSSSRSLFDLVMDSIESCSRFDSLDEEPSDRVEGLVEDEGYGCLCEGDYSMCMQVRHEAGHFPVGYLXGVLPRSYEIPSIEALRQDEYAAGRVKFLGFEFHKEVSALLMLRKDIEGKFHQGEISSKTLNNFSCVILGGLLAAHLVCGYSDGHHSDIDKLERVFRWLGYRKSESLSQVKWAALNTVIISQRYSEARSRLAKAMAAGRSVSLCIETIENAIHGKEI; encoded by the exons ATGAACTTGGCGGTGAATTCGCAGCTCGGACGAGAATTGGCCGTGGTGACTGGAAGGGAAGCAGCTGATTTTGCAATACGGCGTCGTCGAGCTTTTAAAAGAGTTGATAAAGAGCTTTCGAGGGGCTATTTCAAAGCGGCTCTCAATCTTGTGAAGCAGCTACAGGGCAAGCCCGGCGGTCTTCGTGGCTTTGGCGCTGCCAAACAG GTTCCTCGAAGGTTGTTGTCTATGGATGAATTAGAGCTAAATGCCATGGAATTATCATCTAGCAGATCGTTGTTTGATTTGGTTATGGATTCAATTGAAAGTTGTAGTCGGTTCGATTCGTTAGATGAG GAACCAAGTGATAGAGTTGAAGGCTTAGTGGAAGATGAAGGCTATGGATGTCTTTGTGAAGGAGATTATTCCATGTGCATGCAAGTAAGA CATGAAGCTGGTCATTTTCCTGTTGGCTACT CTGGGGTTCTTCCCAGAAGTTATGAGATACCAAGCATAGAAGCCCTGAGGCAAGATGAATATGCTGCAGGAAGGgtaaaattcttgggttttgaATTTCATAAAGAAGTAAGTGCACTGTT GATGCTAAGAAAAGATATCG AGGGGAAATTTCATCAAGGGGAAATTTCATCCAAG ACTTTGAACAACTTTTCATGTGTAATTTTGGGAGGCTTACTGGCAGCACATTTAGTATGCGGATACTCAGATGGCCATCATTCTGATATTGACAAG CTGGAAAGAGTGTTCAGATGGTTGGGGTACAGAAAAAGTGAA TCTCTCTCTCAAGTGAAATGGGCTGCACTGAATACTGTTATAATTTCACAACGTTACAGTGAAGCTAGATCAAGACTAGCCAAGGCCATGGCAGCTGGAAGATCAGTCAGCTTATGTATAGAAACAATAGAAAATGCCATTCATGGAAAAGAAATCTAG
- the LOC123209712 gene encoding gibberellin receptor GID1C, protein MMAASNEVNLNESKMGVPLHTWVLISNFKLAYNLLRRPDGTFNRHLAEFLDRKVPANANAVDGVFSFDAIIDRETSLLSRIYRPADGEVPQPNIVDLEKPVGSEVVVPVIIFFHGGSFAHSSANSAIYDFLCRKLVRNCKAVVVSVNYRRAPEHRYPCAYDDGWAVLQWVNSRPWLKSEGSKTHIYLAGDSSGGNIVHHVALRAVDSGIEVLGNILLNPMFGGQKRTESEKRLDGKFFVTVQDRDWYWRAFLPEGADRDHPACNPFGPNGRSLQGMKFPKSLVVVAGLDLMQDWQLAYAKGLKKAGQDVKLRYLEQATIGFYFLANNDNFYVVMDEISNFVCSNC, encoded by the exons ATGATGGCTGCAAGTAATGAAGTTAATCTCAATGAGTCAAAG ATGGGGGTTCCATTGCACACATGGGTTCTCATCTCCAATTTCAAGTTGGCATACAATCTTTTACGTCGCCCTGATGGCACTTTTAACCGCCACTTAGCAGAATTCCTTGATCGGAAAGTCCCTGCTAATGCAAATGCAGTTGATGGTGTTTTCTCATTTGATGCCATCATTGATCGTGAAACTAGTCTTCTCAGCAGGATATATAGACCTGCAGATGGTGAGGTCCCCCAACCAAACATTGTTGATCTGGAGAAGCCTGTTGGCTCTGAGGTTGTTGTCCCtgtaataattttctttcatggaGGAAGCTTTGCACATTCTTCTGCTAATAGTGCTATCTATGATTTCTTATGTCGTAAACTTGTGAGGAATTGCAAAGCTGTTGTTGTTTCTGTGAACTATAGGCGGGCACCTGAGCATCGATATCCATGTGCTTATGATGATGGATGGGCAGTTCTTCAATGGGTGAATTCAAGGCCATGGCTTAAAAGCGAGGGCTCAAAAACTCATATATACTTGGCTGGGGACAGTTCAGGGGGTAACATTGTACATCATGTTGCTTTGAGAGCAGTAGATTCAGGAATTGAAGTATTGGGCAATATACTGCTCAACCCAATGTTTGGCGGGCAGAAGCGAACTGAATCTGAGAAGAGATTAGATGGGAAATTCTTTGTCACTGTCCAAGACCGGGACTGGTATTGGAGAGCATTTCTTCCTGAAGGTGCAGATAGGGATCATCCAGCTTGTAACCCCTTTGGGCCTAATGGTAGAAGTCTTCAAGGAATGAAGTTCCCTAAGAGTCTTGTGGTGGTTGCTGGTTTGGACCTTATGCAGGACTGGCAGTTGGCCTATGCTAAAGGCCTGAAGAAGGCTGGTCAAGATGTGAAACTTCGATATCTGGAGCAGGCAACAATTGGCTTCTACTTTTTGGCTAATAATGACAACTTCTATGTCGTCATGGATGAGATAAGTAATTTTGTGTGTTCTAACTGTTAA
- the LOC123204667 gene encoding histidine-containing phosphotransfer protein 1-like isoform X2: METVPQLQRKLGILDDQFTQLQELQDENNPDFVVEVVTLFFQDTERLLNELARTLDQQTIDFNRLDAHVHQLKGSSSSVGAQRVQTVCVLFRNYSEERNIEECLKCLQQLKQEFYFVKNKLETLFKLEKQILEAGGTIPVQ; this comes from the exons ATGGAAACTGTTCCTCAGTTGCAGAGGAAGTTA gGAATTCTGGACGATCAATTTACCCAGCTTCAGGAACTGCAAGATGAAAACAACCCAGATTTTGTTGTTGAAGTTGTGACTCTTTTCTTTCAAGATACTGAGAGGCTTCTCAATGAGTTGGCCAGGACCTT AGATCAACAGACAATAGATTTCAATAGGTTGGACGCTCATGTTCATCAGCTGAAGGGAAGCAGCTCCAG CGTTGGAGCACAGAGAGTTCAGACAGTTTGCGTTCTCTTCCGCAACTACTCTGAAGAAAGGAACATTGAAGA ATGTCTGAAATGTCTGCAACAATTGAAGCAAGAGttttattttgtgaaaaatAAGCTTGAAACACTCTTCAAG CTTGAGAAACAAATTCTGGAAGCTGGAGGGACAATTCCTGTGCAATGA
- the LOC123199092 gene encoding probable protein S-acyltransferase 17: protein MDIPWLLIIHGLITALVVVSFLCGQWPIFQGTPIERIHRFITFGAYDYFLRFVGFVCGEKGTHVILSVEYFCCDRPNPILQIIYLAIIGGTYYLIAKSCFSYIPGHYLSGIHRYASLLGVGVGILLFLLTCFTDAGTVNAENVSQYISAYPYDNIIFTEKECFTCKIPKPARSKHCGICGRCVARFDHHCGWMNNCIGERNTRYFLAFLLWHFLLCLYGAIAIGLVLAGRLKELKVVYILTVYYGIENSFSSLAPHVVQWLLGSYNIQILLTVFLAIVSLLLAGFFGYHANLCRTNTTTNETFKWQDYINWQRKLNEARASAAALKSSISGMSSERKPPKSKWKAFFRRSPLEDVEVVVKKNVYDKGTFHNIWEVIYPLSTRRSFSWRKSKST from the exons ATGGATATTCCCTGGCTTCTCATAATCCACGGCCTCATCACGGCCTTGGTTGTAGTCTCTTTCCTCTGTGGCCAATGGCCTATCTTTCAAGGCACTCCCATCGAACGCATCCACCGGTTTATCACTTTTGGCGCCTACGATTACTTTCT ccgGTTCGTTGGGTTCGTGTGTGGGGAGAAGGGGACTCATGTGATTCTTTCTGTTGAGTATTTTTGTTGCGATCGGCCTAACCCCATCTTAcag ATAATTTATTTGGCAATAATTGGTGGGACTTACTATTTAATTGCAAAGTCATGCTTTAGCTATATTCCTGGACATTATTTAAGTGGAATTCACAG GTACGCAAGCTTGTTGGGAGTTGGTGTCGGGATTCTGCTTTTCCTGTTGACTTGCTTTACTGATGCTGGAACTGTGAATGCAGAGAATGTTTCACAGTATATCTCTGCTTATCCCTATGACAATATTATATTCACAGAAAAGGAATGTTTTACTTGTAAAATTCCAAA GCCTGCTAGGTCCAAACACTGCGGCATATGTGGTCGGTGTGTTGCCCGATTTGACCACCACTGTGGATGGATG AATAATTGCATAGGGGAGAGAAATACCCGATACTTCTTGGCTTTTCTTTTATG gcattttcttctttgtttatatGGAGCCATTGCAATTGGCTTGGTTCTTGCTGGACGATTGAAAGAATTAAAAGTTGTATATATTCTAACTG TGTATTATGGCATAGAAAATTCTTTTTCCAGCTTAGCACCACATGTTGTACAG TGGCTGTTGGGCTCATATAACATTCAGATACTGCTTACGGTGTTTCTTGCCATTGTTTCTCTCCTACTGGCGGGTTTCTTTGGGTATCATGCCAACCTTTGTCGCACAAATACAACAACAAATGAG ACCTTCAAGTGGCAAGATTACATAAACTGGCAGAGAAAGCTAAATGAAGCAAGAGCAAGTGCTGCTGCACTTAAATCAAGTATAAGTGGGATGAGCAGCGAAAGGAAGCCTCCAAAGAGCAAGTGGAAAGCTTTTTTTCGACGTTCCCCCCTAGAAGATGTTGAGGTTGTTGTTAAGAAAAACGTGTATGATAAAGGAACATTTCACAACATTTGGGAGGTCATATATCCCCTATCGACAAGACGGTCATTTTCATGGAGAAAATCGAAGTCTACCTGA